The stretch of DNA GAGTCCACGTCAGCCACGACCGCGACCACGTGCTCGGTGCCGGTGTGCGCACTGTCGAACCACGTCGGCCTGCCGTTGATGACCGCCTGAACACATCGCGGTTGAACAGCGCCGACTTCGGCCGTGACCCACACGGCGTCATCACTCACGACGGCCTCGTGCGTCACCCCAGCCATGAGGAGGCCCATCGTCGTGAGGCCATGGTCTTGGCGCGCCAGCCAGGCGGTACAGCGCAGGGCGTTGCCGCACATCGTCGCGGTCGAACCGTCCGCGTTGAAGCACGCGACTTCGATCAGGGCGGGGTTCGTGCTGATCAGCCTGCTGATGACTTGGCCGTCAGCACCCACGCCGGTCCTTCTGGCACAGAGCTGTTCGGCCTCCTTCGCCCAGTTGTTGTCGCTCTCCGGCGCGGGGTCGGAGAGGAAGACGAAGTCGTTCCCCGCTCCGTGGATCTTGCGAAAGCGCATGGCGAAGCTCCTCATTCCGGTGAGGTGACGGCTCTGCGTTGGTATGAAGGGGCCGGTGGAATCAGGTGAGTTCGATGGGCCGATACGTGATCGTCGACTGCCTCATGACCCAAGGAGGGTGCCCGTCGAAGATCAGAACCCGCTGCGCGGCGGTGCCGGCGGCGCGCATGTCCTGGACCCGTAGGAACATGTCGTCGAGGTGAACGAAGTCACCGATGTGGACATCGCTTGGCGGCCGCAAGCGGGCAGTGGTACCGAGTGGGGCGGGTGGGGGAGCCGAGTCACTACTTCGCCGCTCGTACATTCAGCCCCTCCAGATGGCGAGCAGCAGCGCCCCGCCCAGTGACAAAAGGCTGGCTACGTAGGCGACCTGTCCTCCTCGGGGGCTCATGCGGCCCCTGCCAAGTGGCCGTGGAGGCGCTCGCGCACCGATGGGATGCCGATCTCGGCTATGGGCACCCAGGCCGCCGCGCCGGTCTCGATCATGGTGGGGAAGCCGGCCCCCGAGTGGGCGCGGAAGAGGTACCGGAAGCCGACCCTGATGCGAGGGCCGTACTCGGGTGCGGCCCTGGTCACGTCGACCAGGAAGGGCCCCTCGCTGCCCGGCTCCGTCCAGACGTCGCGGATACCGGCTTCTTCGGCCAGTAGGCGCAAAGCTGCGCCGCTGAGGGAATCGTCCTGGGGCTCTGGAGCCAACTCGGCGAGAGAGTAGCCGCCACCGTGCCGCAGGGACAGCACGCGGTGGAGCTCATCCACGATGACCGCCCCAGCCGTCACCAAGGGGCACCGGTCGTTGTGGCGACAGGACCCACGCCGCGCGTGATCGCGCACAGCGTCGTACAAGGGCATGAGGGCCGTCGACTCGGCAGGGTGCTCGTGGATGTAGTGCGCGAGCTCCTTCACGATCTGGTGGTCTCTGATGCTCACGGGGCACCGAGCCCGTTGTGCTGGGTGTAGATCCACAGCAGTTGGCGCGTGAGATGGGCGCTATCCCGGAGGTAGATGAAAGCGCCGAACGAAGTGGTCTCCGCGGTCGGGCGGCTCGTGTAGTCGACGAGCTTGCGGCCCCGGTGGAGCAGCTCCTGTACGCCCTCGTCCTCTGCCGTTCCCAGGTCCTCAACAAGGAGTCGGTTGAGGTGCCCAAGGATCACGGACGTGGACCCGTCCATTTCCTGACGGGTGGAGGTGGCCATCTGCATGGCGAGGACCATGTTCGTGCTGACGGAGATCGTCTCTACATCGACCGGAAGAACTCCGTTCTCAGTGTTGCCGGTTGCCCTCGGTTGCTTGCCTCTACTTGCCACAGTCATCACCGCTTCGCCCTCCGGTGCACGTATTCCAGCCGTGCCAGTAACGCTAGGAAGGGTGATGGCAAGGGCTCTACGAATGTGCCGGAACTTGCCAGGGAATCACCTGAGCGATGCGATGGCCGCCGTAATCAGCTCGCGTGCCTTGACGCCGTACACCGCCAGCTCAGCCAGGTCGGTGAACGTCTGGGCGTACAGAGCAATTTCATGCTTCTGCGTAATGGTGAGATGGGCCGATACGAGCTCCACCTGGACGGTGTGGTCGTCGAAGAGGAAGAAGCCTTCGCACGGCCACAGGGCAGAGCGGTCGGCGTCTTCGGGGATGATGCCAATGCTTACCGAAGGCAGCGCTGCAGCGCTCAGCAGGTAGCCGAGTTGGCCGACCAGCATCTCGGTTCCACCGATGCGCTTCCGGAGTGCCGACTCTTCCAGGAGGATCGCGAATCGGTGGCTGCCGTAAACGATCTCCTGCTTGTCGACTCGTACTTTCACGGCCTCCGGAACATCGTTGATGAGCCCGCGCCGACTTTGAATGGAAGTCAGCAGGGCGTTGATGTACGAGGCGGTTTGTACGGGGCCCGGGACCAGCGCGTGTGAGTAGATACGGAAGCGCTCGGTGCGCTCCCACAGGGGCAGCACGGACTCCTGGGCCTGCTTGAGGCCGGAGCGCTCCATCTTGCGCCAATCGACGTACATACCGTCGATTCCGCGGGCAGTGGAGACGAGATCCTCGGCAGTATCCGCAGCGCCGCAGGCAGAAGCCCAGCCTCGGAGGTCGGCCTCGGAGGGGGCGCGCGTGCCGCTCTCGAAGCGTGAGCACTTTGACTCGTGCCAGCCCAGGAGAGCGGCCAACGCCCGCTTGGTGAGTCCGGCGTCATTCCGGATCTCGCGAAGGCGTTGGCCGAGGGTCCTACGTGCTTCCTGGACACTTGAAGACGGTGAGGTCATATCGCTGAGAAGCGCTATTCGCTGCGTCAGAGCGGCCGGAACTCGGCATGCGGCGTTGCGCGCCGCCAGACGGCATCGAAGGCCGTTTCGCAGAGCTTCGCCGACTCCGGGGATTCGTTGAGCTCCCGCTCCAAGTTCTCGCCCTCACCGTCGAAATGGTTGACCAGGACGAGCTGGGCGTCGAACAGCCAAAAGTCGTTGCCTGGCAGAGCAATGTCGGTGGCTTCGCGGCGTGACAGCCATCGCACCTGCTCTCCGGCAGCGATGTTGAGCCCCTCCGTGACCTCGTACTCGAAGCGGATGTACTCGCTGATGGGTGTGGAGGCGATTCGTGCCCGGCGGACCTCGACACCTCGCGACGTCGCCGCCGTGACCAGCGTGTGCCAATCGGCCCAGCGCTCTGCAGGGTCAAGGGACTTGCCGGCACGCCAGTCGATGAAGGCCGGGTCCGACTTCATGTAGGCGTCGCGCATCTCCAGATGAACAGCCGTCCTCTGGCAGTCGCGGAACAGATCCTCAAACGTCGGGACCCTCGTCACCCTTCACCTCCAAGAAGAACTGCACCATGCGACGGGGGATCTCCACCACCGACTCGTGACCAGGAAGGTCCATCTCGTTGAGGCGCTCCTCGTCGAGAACCGTCACGCCCTGGACAAGGTAGGTGTTCTTCACGTCATCCAGGTAGATCGTGGGGGAGCCCCCACTCGGGCTTTCCGGGTCCTTACCGAGCTTGATCAGGGCCATCATGTCCACCTCCGTTGAAGGTAACGATCGCTGTGCCGGAGCTTGCCCCCATCTCCGGCTCCGGACGAGGAACTTGCCAGAACTTGCCAGAAGAACGGTGCTCATGGAGAGCAGGCTGGCGTGGGATCGGCCTGTTGGCGGCCGGATTGGCACGAGCGCTGCCGCAATCAGCGTCGCCGTGGGGGCGGCGGCTGCGGCGCCGGAGTAGGTGTCGAAGCGGGCGCGGAGGCGGTGGGGCGTTGTGTGGTGCTGCGGAACCTTGCTGCCTGCGCCCGGGGGCCAGACGCGTGGCGTTCGCCGAGGCGGCGGATGCGCCAGGTCAGCGTGCGGGCGGGGCTGTGGGCGTCGTCCAAGGTGCGCTGGCCGAGTGCCTGGTCGAGGACGGTGGTTGCGCTGTGCCCGGCTGCCTCCGCTTCGGCGAGCACGGTGGTTAGTGCTTCCCACGCGGGGTCGTTGAGGACGCGCTCGGCGTGCTCCGGCACCGCCTGCTGTAGGTGGTGGGCGAAGCGGCGCTTCATCTGGGGGCTGGGGGCGCGTTGCGCGAGGCCGGTCAGGACCGGCTCGGCGACCCGTGCGTACGCAATCTGTAGATGGATGAGGGCTTGTTCGGCTGCCGCTTCCTGTTGGGCGTGCTGGTGGGTGCGGTGCCAGTGCTTCGCGAAGGCCACGGCGGTGAGCACGGTGTCCAGGAGCATCGCGATTCCGGCTCCGTCGCTGTCCGAGGGCCGGTCGCGCCAGATGGCTCGGACGCTGCGGCGCAGGACGCGGGTGCTGTCGAGGTCGGCTGTGATGCGGGAGCGAGTGGCGCGCTCGAAGGCGGCGGCGGCCTGTTCGAGCTGGGCCTTCACTGCGGCAGGTGCGTTGATCGGCAGCAGGTCCAGCGTCGCGCCGAGTGCAGCCAGTTGGCCTTGGGCGGTCTGGTCGTCGCTGTGGGTGAGGTGGTGGGGGATGCGGTCGGTGGCTGCGGTGGCCTGGTGCCACGGATCACCCGGCCGGACGGTGACAGGTTCGGGACTGGTGGTGGCGAGGGTCTTGCGGATCTTGGGCAGGGACAGGTCGGGCGCGAGCGTGGAGCCCGCGTAGAACACCGGCTCGCCCTTGTCGTTGGTGTCGCCGGGCAGGGCGAAATTGCAGCCGAGAGCCTCGCCGGAAGGGCCGAGCTTGAGGCGCACGGTCACGCCTGTGGCTTCCAGCAGGGTGAAGAACTCGGCCTCGTCGGACGCGGCGGCGACGGCGCGACGGACCCGCAGGCGCAGGACATCGCGGGTGGCGGCGTCCTGGCCCAGACGCTTGGCCTTGAAGTGTTCCTTGCTTGTGGGCCGCTTGGCTCCGGTGCCGTCGCCCGGCTTCAACCGCCGCAGCCCGTAGTCGACTTCGATCTGGCGGGCCTCACGCTGGACGGCGCGCTGGTCGTAGCCGCGCTCGGGGCGGCGACCGTCCTGGCGTACGAGGGTGGCGGCGATGTGGATGTGGTCTTCGGCGTGGCGGACGGCGACCCAGCGGCAGGCTTCCTCGTCACCGTCGGGGGCGATACCGGCGGCGGCCACCATTCGGCGGGCGACGTCCGCCCACTGGGCGTCGCTGAGGATCGGGTCTTCTGGTGCGGCGCGTACGGGGCAGTGCCACACGGTGTCCTTGGGCGCCTGGTCGCCCAGCATCCTCACGGGCTGGTCGAGCTGCGCGACGAGCTGGGCCATCGCGTCCTTCGGATCGCGGTGAGGGCTGCGGCCGGGGTCGGGGGCGAAGCTGTTCCAGGAGGCTGTGAGGTGCGGGTCGATGTGCTCGTTGGCGCGGCCCTTGCCGAAGAGGTAGCCGATCGTGCGTCGCGTGGCAGTCGGGCCCGAGCTGAGGATGATTTTGGGTATCACCCGCTCACCGCCCCTCAGTGACCTGAGCGATGGCGGTGTCCAGCTCGGCGACTGACGCCTCGACGCGGTCCAGAAGCCGTTGGACGGTGTCGGGGTGGGGCCAGGCGCCGTCCTTGTGGAGGTGCCAGGTGAGCTGGTTGAGGTTGTTGCCGATCTGGCCGAGCTGCCCGTTGGAGGCCATGAGTGCCTTGATCATGGCGCGGTAGTCGGCGACGGCTGCGGTGGGGTCGTCGGAGCGGGCGGCGGCGAGCGAGCACTCGGCCACGTAGCCGCCGAGCGCCATGCGGCTCAGAGCGGCGGCGTTCTGGACAAGGGCGAACTCGTCGTCGTTGTAGCGGGGGTGGACGCGGCGCTCGCGCAGCTGCTTGTCACGCAGACGGCGACGCGGTGCAAGCTGATGCGGCTCGTTCGACGACGGCTCGATGCCCCCTGTCTCGGTCGGCACCCTTGGGCCGACCGACTCCGGTGCCGCCTCGGCGCCGGATGCCTCCGCCCCCTGTGGGGTGGAGGTCGGGTAAGGACTCCTTCCCCGACAACTTGCTGCGCGTGTGACGGGGGTGGTGGTCGTCTGCTGCTGAGCCGTGAGGGGTTCGTGGTGCGGGTCGTGCATGGGTCGGATCTCCGTGGGGGTGATGGTGTTGAGGACCTCGCTGCGTCTGGCTTCGATTTCCCCGCGCTGCATCCCGAGGGGCGCGGGGTGGACCGCGAGGGTGAGGTGAACGTGGGGAATCAGACGTCGTCGCCAGGCGCGTTGGGTTCGCCCTGTTGCTGGGAGGCGGCCTCGTCGAGTCCTTCGAGAGACTCGGCCGCGAAGCCGTAGTACGCGACGGGCTCGGCCCGGCCGGTGCGACGCTCGGCCTGCAGCTGGTCACGCAGGACGCGGGCTCGCTTCTGGCCAATCCGTAGTTCGTTGCGCAGACGCTCGGCGGTCAGTTGGTCTTCGC from Streptomyces tsukubensis encodes:
- a CDS encoding metal-sensitive transcriptional regulator yields the protein MQMATSTRQEMDGSTSVILGHLNRLLVEDLGTAEDEGVQELLHRGRKLVDYTSRPTAETTSFGAFIYLRDSAHLTRQLLWIYTQHNGLGAP
- a CDS encoding plasmid mobilization protein, encoding MQRGEIEARRSEVLNTITPTEIRPMHDPHHEPLTAQQQTTTTPVTRAASCRGRSPYPTSTPQGAEASGAEAAPESVGPRVPTETGGIEPSSNEPHQLAPRRRLRDKQLRERRVHPRYNDDEFALVQNAAALSRMALGGYVAECSLAAARSDDPTAAVADYRAMIKALMASNGQLGQIGNNLNQLTWHLHKDGAWPHPDTVQRLLDRVEASVAELDTAIAQVTEGR
- a CDS encoding NUDIX hydrolase is translated as MSIRDHQIVKELAHYIHEHPAESTALMPLYDAVRDHARRGSCRHNDRCPLVTAGAVIVDELHRVLSLRHGGGYSLAELAPEPQDDSLSGAALRLLAEEAGIRDVWTEPGSEGPFLVDVTRAAPEYGPRIRVGFRYLFRAHSGAGFPTMIETGAAAWVPIAEIGIPSVRERLHGHLAGAA
- the dapF gene encoding diaminopimelate epimerase, producing MRFRKIHGAGNDFVFLSDPAPESDNNWAKEAEQLCARRTGVGADGQVISRLISTNPALIEVACFNADGSTATMCGNALRCTAWLARQDHGLTTMGLLMAGVTHEAVVSDDAVWVTAEVGAVQPRCVQAVINGRPTWFDSAHTGTEHVVAVVADVDSIDTVTVGRLIRHHADLAPLGTNVNFVQSAGSQELRIRTYERGVEAETLSCGSGAVAAVVIATMRGLVARRPVTVHNQAGEPLTVRPHPDRPTRTQWVGGPVTHTFEGVLA
- a CDS encoding mobilization protein → MIPKIILSSGPTATRRTIGYLFGKGRANEHIDPHLTASWNSFAPDPGRSPHRDPKDAMAQLVAQLDQPVRMLGDQAPKDTVWHCPVRAAPEDPILSDAQWADVARRMVAAAGIAPDGDEEACRWVAVRHAEDHIHIAATLVRQDGRRPERGYDQRAVQREARQIEVDYGLRRLKPGDGTGAKRPTSKEHFKAKRLGQDAATRDVLRLRVRRAVAAASDEAEFFTLLEATGVTVRLKLGPSGEALGCNFALPGDTNDKGEPVFYAGSTLAPDLSLPKIRKTLATTSPEPVTVRPGDPWHQATAATDRIPHHLTHSDDQTAQGQLAALGATLDLLPINAPAAVKAQLEQAAAAFERATRSRITADLDSTRVLRRSVRAIWRDRPSDSDGAGIAMLLDTVLTAVAFAKHWHRTHQHAQQEAAAEQALIHLQIAYARVAEPVLTGLAQRAPSPQMKRRFAHHLQQAVPEHAERVLNDPAWEALTTVLAEAEAAGHSATTVLDQALGQRTLDDAHSPARTLTWRIRRLGERHASGPRAQAARFRSTTQRPTASAPASTPTPAPQPPPPRRR
- a CDS encoding DUF6879 family protein codes for the protein MTRVPTFEDLFRDCQRTAVHLEMRDAYMKSDPAFIDWRAGKSLDPAERWADWHTLVTAATSRGVEVRRARIASTPISEYIRFEYEVTEGLNIAAGEQVRWLSRREATDIALPGNDFWLFDAQLVLVNHFDGEGENLERELNESPESAKLCETAFDAVWRRATPHAEFRPL
- a CDS encoding helix-turn-helix domain-containing protein; translation: MTSPSSSVQEARRTLGQRLREIRNDAGLTKRALAALLGWHESKCSRFESGTRAPSEADLRGWASACGAADTAEDLVSTARGIDGMYVDWRKMERSGLKQAQESVLPLWERTERFRIYSHALVPGPVQTASYINALLTSIQSRRGLINDVPEAVKVRVDKQEIVYGSHRFAILLEESALRKRIGGTEMLVGQLGYLLSAAALPSVSIGIIPEDADRSALWPCEGFFLFDDHTVQVELVSAHLTITQKHEIALYAQTFTDLAELAVYGVKARELITAAIASLR